The Candidatus Aegiribacteria sp. genome includes a window with the following:
- a CDS encoding zinc ribbon domain-containing protein yields MNCPKCGHSQDDLNTECVRCGLIFEKYRTRDNKELFPQVRKKKDGFVQSVIRYLLHTKPRIEHLDFYGRIFVFVFLFIWSWWFVLSPIENNYSIKSFMHLVNLPFHEAGHIVFSPFGDFITSLGGSLGQILMPLICLCVLLIKTRDTFGASIALWWLGENFIDMAPYINDARALQLPLLGGNTGAGAPYGFHDWQFILNESGLLQHDHLIASLSFSAGVVLMAVSFIWGGLVLYRQSKAL; encoded by the coding sequence ATGAACTGTCCCAAATGCGGTCATTCTCAGGATGATTTGAATACTGAATGTGTCAGGTGCGGGCTTATTTTCGAGAAATACAGAACACGTGACAACAAGGAGCTGTTTCCACAGGTCAGAAAGAAGAAAGATGGATTCGTTCAATCCGTAATCAGGTATCTGCTTCATACAAAACCCAGGATAGAACATCTTGACTTCTACGGCCGGATCTTCGTTTTTGTGTTCCTATTCATCTGGAGCTGGTGGTTCGTTCTTTCCCCGATCGAGAACAATTACTCGATAAAATCCTTCATGCATCTGGTGAATCTGCCATTTCATGAGGCAGGACATATAGTATTCAGTCCATTTGGAGATTTCATTACCTCTCTGGGAGGCAGTCTCGGTCAGATTCTGATGCCGCTGATTTGTCTTTGTGTTCTACTCATCAAAACCCGTGATACATTCGGAGCATCCATCGCGCTGTGGTGGCTGGGAGAGAATTTCATTGATATGGCGCCATACATAAATGACGCTAGAGCGCTTCAGCTTCCTCTGCTCGGCGGAAACACAGGAGCGGGAGCTCCGTACGGATTCCATGACTGGCAGTTTATCCTGAATGAATCAGGTCTTCTTCAGCATGATCACCTCATTGCTTCACTATCATTCTCGGCAGGAGTTGTACTTATGGCGGTTTCATTCATCTGGGGAGGTCTGGTGCTCTACAGACAATCCAAAGCCCTTTGA